One region of Armatimonadota bacterium genomic DNA includes:
- a CDS encoding FAD-dependent oxidoreductase — MIDRAVHGTFSLSSLDDLHAAIHELALDISIEEDITCLTEPIEIAGRLIPNRMAIQPMEGCDGTAEGAPGELTNRRYRRFGAGGAGLLWVEACAVVPEGRANPRQLWIHKGTVDAFAMMLEQARLAAADSMGTKHCPFFVLQLTHSGRYSKPGCDPAPIIAYHDPYLDPTRGISPDQPIISDDELEALEDAYVEAARLAFLAGFDAVDVKACHRYLVNELLAAHTRKGKYGGSYENRTRFLKNIILKIQDNLGKDKVITCRLNIHDAHPYPYGWGMDSSEPTKPNLDEPKRLVRELSEMGITLINMTMGNPYYNPHINRPFDRPIAGGSIPQEHPLVGEERLIKLVRQVREGLPDIKVVGSGYSWLRHLWPHVAAAEIKRGSIQMVGLGRQAFAFPGFAKEIIETGRLDRRHTCITCSSCTQIMRDGGMTGCVPFDSEVYAPIYREGRQNDLEYIRAQASRCWNCFDPRCRDGCPARVDIPKFVCALADGDIERSYMALREQNVLPELCGRTCPSEMQCEGHCIENIFSQNPVPIRKLQSYVSRVARERGLAALHLSAQQTGKRIAVIGGGPAGLACAIELLRLGHSVDIFEKDEIVGGIAATAIPNNRIKQSDFEAELEAILAGIPKDRIKIRKGEGLSKERQLDKFLKEYDAVFLGIGLTGKLTNWEAQSWPLPITEGKFNAAGRLLGVEEAIRFLCLCKKGKVSMPSRVAVIGGGNTAMDAANQAKLLGAHDVYLIYRRSFAEMPAWPAERAQALALGIHFLLLTQPIGYEYDAEGKLIGIKIARTVLQEPDASGRRKPKVVPGSESLLEVDLVLEALGQELSPDIADLIPGVELTQDRLIKVDEHCRTSRSRVYAGGDVVNGGSTVVQAIAEGMRAARTIDQDLRCG, encoded by the coding sequence ATGATAGATCGAGCAGTCCACGGAACTTTTAGTCTAAGCAGTCTAGACGATCTCCACGCTGCAATCCATGAGCTTGCCTTGGACATTTCAATCGAGGAAGATATCACTTGCCTAACTGAGCCGATTGAAATTGCCGGGCGACTTATACCAAATCGTATGGCAATTCAGCCAATGGAAGGGTGCGACGGAACCGCTGAGGGTGCGCCTGGCGAGCTTACCAATCGCCGCTATAGAAGGTTTGGAGCAGGGGGAGCCGGATTGCTTTGGGTTGAAGCTTGCGCTGTTGTCCCAGAAGGCCGGGCTAATCCTCGCCAACTATGGATACACAAAGGAACAGTCGACGCATTTGCCATGATGCTTGAGCAGGCTCGCCTGGCAGCAGCCGACTCAATGGGCACTAAGCATTGTCCCTTCTTCGTGCTTCAACTCACGCATTCCGGCAGGTATAGCAAGCCTGGATGCGACCCAGCACCAATTATTGCTTACCATGATCCCTATCTCGACCCCACGCGCGGTATATCCCCCGACCAGCCCATTATTTCCGATGACGAACTAGAGGCTCTTGAGGATGCTTATGTTGAGGCGGCTCGACTAGCGTTTCTAGCAGGGTTTGACGCAGTAGATGTAAAAGCCTGCCACCGATATTTGGTGAACGAGCTCCTCGCGGCGCATACTCGAAAAGGAAAGTACGGCGGAAGCTATGAGAATCGCACTCGGTTTCTAAAGAATATCATTCTCAAGATACAAGACAACCTTGGAAAGGATAAGGTCATCACTTGTCGCTTGAACATCCATGATGCACATCCTTATCCCTACGGTTGGGGAATGGATTCAAGTGAGCCCACCAAGCCAAATCTCGATGAGCCCAAACGCTTAGTAAGAGAACTGAGCGAGATGGGCATAACACTAATCAACATGACCATGGGCAATCCTTACTACAACCCCCATATCAACCGCCCATTTGACCGCCCAATAGCAGGCGGCTCAATTCCACAGGAACACCCACTTGTCGGCGAGGAAAGATTGATTAAACTTGTACGGCAAGTTCGCGAAGGCCTGCCAGATATTAAAGTTGTCGGTAGCGGATATTCATGGCTGCGCCACCTATGGCCCCACGTGGCAGCTGCCGAAATTAAGCGCGGCAGTATTCAAATGGTCGGCTTAGGGCGCCAAGCATTTGCATTTCCAGGCTTTGCCAAAGAGATTATAGAGACCGGTCGGCTTGACCGCCGCCACACTTGCATTACATGCTCCTCCTGCACGCAGATTATGCGTGACGGCGGCATGACAGGATGCGTGCCTTTCGACAGCGAGGTGTATGCTCCAATCTATCGAGAGGGGAGGCAAAACGACCTAGAATATATTCGTGCCCAAGCCTCACGTTGCTGGAATTGCTTCGACCCTCGCTGTAGAGATGGATGTCCGGCCAGAGTAGATATTCCGAAATTTGTTTGCGCCCTTGCAGATGGTGATATTGAGCGCTCGTATATGGCCCTCAGGGAACAGAATGTCCTTCCCGAATTATGTGGGCGCACGTGTCCATCAGAAATGCAATGCGAGGGCCACTGTATCGAAAACATATTCTCTCAGAATCCAGTTCCTATCCGCAAGCTTCAATCCTATGTCTCTAGAGTTGCACGGGAAAGAGGGTTGGCAGCTCTACACCTAAGTGCCCAGCAGACCGGAAAGCGCATTGCAGTAATCGGCGGGGGTCCTGCAGGACTTGCATGTGCAATCGAACTTCTCCGCTTAGGACACTCTGTTGATATATTTGAAAAGGATGAAATCGTCGGCGGCATAGCAGCCACCGCAATTCCTAATAACCGCATTAAACAAAGCGACTTCGAAGCCGAGCTCGAAGCAATTTTAGCAGGCATTCCCAAAGACCGCATAAAAATCCGCAAAGGTGAGGGGTTGTCCAAAGAACGACAGCTTGACAAATTCCTTAAAGAATATGACGCTGTTTTCCTTGGCATTGGCCTGACGGGGAAGTTAACTAACTGGGAAGCGCAAAGTTGGCCTCTTCCCATAACTGAGGGCAAATTTAACGCGGCTGGCCGGCTATTAGGGGTTGAAGAAGCCATCAGATTCTTATGCCTATGCAAAAAGGGAAAAGTGAGCATGCCTTCTCGCGTTGCTGTAATCGGCGGAGGAAACACCGCCATGGATGCTGCCAATCAGGCGAAGCTCTTAGGTGCGCATGACGTATACCTCATCTACAGGCGTTCGTTCGCTGAGATGCCCGCATGGCCAGCGGAAAGGGCTCAGGCTCTAGCTCTTGGCATCCACTTTTTGCTTCTTACGCAACCGATAGGATATGAGTATGACGCTGAAGGGAAGCTGATTGGGATTAAGATTGCTCGCACAGTATTACAAGAACCAGACGCATCGGGGAGGCGCAAGCCCAAGGTTGTACCTGGAAGCGAATCCCTTTTGGAGGTCGACCTGGTGCTTGAGGCGCTCGGTCAGGAGCTTTCCCCCGATATAGCAGACCTAATTCCAGGTGTAGAGCTTACCCAAGACCGGCTGATTAAGGTTGATGAGCATTGCAGAACTTCACGGTCCCGAGTATATGCCGGCGGAGATGTAGTTAATGGTGGCTCTA